In the Streptomyces coeruleoprunus genome, GAAGAGCGCGGCGTTGATCGGGTTGAACAGGCCGTGGAAGTAGAGCGCCGCAGCGGTCGCCGTACCGATGCTGACGGCTCCGCGGTCGACCAGGAAGAACCCCGTGACGAGGACGGCGGCCAAGCCGATGAACTCGGCGGCGTTCAGCCGGGAGAAGAAGCCCGACACCAGGCGGATGCCGCGCAGCGCCAGGTCCACGGCGTCCTTGGACCGCCGCTCCAGAAGCCGCCCGTGCCGCTCCTCGAGCCGGAAGGCCCGTACGGTCCGTACGCCCCCGATGCTGTCCAGCAGCTGGTGCTGGAGGGCGCCGGTCGCCACGCGGTGGGCGGCGTAGATCCGGGTGGCGCGCGGGATGTACCAGCGGACCGTCAGGACGTGGACGGGCACGGCCAGCAGCACGGCGCACAGGAAGCGCCAGTCCAGCACGGCGAGCCCGGCCAGCGTGAGCACGATGGTGAGCAGCGCGCCGGCGAACTCGGGCAGCGCCTGCCGCACCGCCTTGCCGATGATGGTCACGTCGCCCGTCACGCGTGACGTCAGGTCCCCCGAGCCGGCCTCCTCGACCCGCTCCAGCGGCAGCCGGAGGGCCCGGGCGACGAACCGTTCGCGCAGGCCGGCGAGGACCGTCTCGCCCAGGCGGGCGACCAGCGCGGCGCCGATCGCCGTGGCGATGCCGCGGCCCACCGCCACGACGAGGAGCAGCGCCATCGGCACCAGCAGCGCGTCGGGCCCGCGCCGCTCCACCACGAGGTCGACGATCCGGCCGAGCAGGGGGGCGGTCAGCAGGCCGATCCCCGTTCCGACGACGAGCACGGCGACCGACGACAGGGCGAGCAGCCGGTGAGGTCGCAGCAGTCCCCGGAGCGCGGCGAGGGTCCGCGCTGCGGAGGCGGTGGGCAGCAGCGCACGCTGCTCCGCGGTGCTTTCGCTCATGGGACTTCCTTCTCGACCGGGCAGATGACCGCCGCCGCCGTCATGGGTGTGATGGTCGCCGCCTCCGGTCGCTGCGGGGCCGCTTCGAGGTACGCGGCCGCGACCGTCGGACGCGGGGGCGCCCCCTTGGCGTACGTGGTCGCCGCCTCCGGGCAGGGAAGCACCGCTTCGAGGTGCGGCACCGCCGCCCGTCGGCGCGGGCGTGCCGCTTTGGGGCGCGGGTGTGCCGCCTTGAGCTGCGGTGGTGCTGCCTTCCGCTGCGCGGTCGTGGCCTTGAGGCGCGGGGGCGCCGGCTGCGCGTACGCGGTCGCCGCCTCCGGTCGCTGCGGGGCCGCTTCGAGGTGCTGGGGTGGCGTCCTCAGGCGTGCGGGCGCCGCCCCCGGGCGCGGGGCCCGGTTCGACGTCCGATGGCCCCGTCGTGGAGTTCGCGGTGGTCACGCGAGCACCACCGCCCGGTACGTCTCGTCGGACGCGACCAGGACCGGGTGTGTGCCGTCCGCGGTGACGGTGCCACCGTCGAGGACCAGGACGCGGTCCGTCTCGGCCAGCAGGGCGGGGCTCGTCGTGACGAGCAGGGTGGTGCGGCCCCGGCGGAGTTCCCGCAGGCGGAGGGCGATCCGCGACTCGGTGACCGTGTCGACGGCGGTCGTCGGGTCGTGCACGACGAGGACGGGCGGATCGGCGGCCAGCGCCCGCGCGAGCGCGACCCGCTGACGCTGTCCGCCCGACAGCGAGCGGCCGCGCTCGGCGAGCACGGTGTCGGCCCCGTCGGGGAGGTTGCGGGCGACGTCGTCCGCCGTGGCGGCGTTCAACGCCCGTGCCACGTCCCGCTCCGCGTGTTCGTGTCCCGCGCGGACGTTGTCCAGGAGGCTGCTCTCGAACAGGGCGGCGTCGTGGTGCGCGACCAGGACGGCACGGCGCGCCGTGCCGGGGGCCAGTTCGGTGAGCGGCACGCCGTCGAGTTCGACGGCCCCCTGCTCCGGGTCGACTTCACGGCCCAGGCAGAGCAGCAGGTCGTGTGCGGCGGCCGGGTCCTTGCTGACGACGCCGACGAGGCTGCCGGGTGCGATCTCGGCGTCGACCCCGCGCAGGGCCCCTTGGGCGAGGCCACGGAGGCGGAGGCCGCCGGCGAGCGGTTCGGGGAGCCGGCCGCGCCCGTCCTCGACGGCGGGCGCCGACGCGAGGACCTCGGCGATGCGGTCCGCCGACGCCCGGCCGAGGGCGAACTCGCCGTTGACGTACGTGAGCATCTGGAACGGCCCGAGGAGGTACTGCGCCAGCCCCACCGCGGCCACGAGTTCACCGACGCTGATCGAGCCGCGGATCGCGAGGTGCGCGCCGACGAGGCCGATGACGGCGATGAAGATGCCGGTGAGCGCGAGGATCGCCCCGTCGTGCCAGGCGCGGCTGCGGGCCGCGCGCAGGGCGGCGTCGAGCGATTCTCCGCTGGTGCGCCGGTAGCGGGCCTCCGCCGCGGCCTCCGCCCCGATGCCCTTCAGCACGCGCAGGCCGGCGACCAGATCGGCGGCCACCCCGGAGGCGCGGGCGGCCCGCTCCTGCTCCACTTCGCTGCGCCGCTCCAGCGGCCGGCTGATCAGGTGGCCCAGCCACAACAGCGGCGGCACGCCCAGCAGGATCAGCAGGCCGAGCGGAACGGATATGCGCAGCAGGGCCACGGCGCTGATGGCGAGCCCGGCGAGGGCCGAGACCGCGTACGCGAGGGCCGCGGCGACCGCGCCCACGCGGGCGGCGTCGCCGGTGGCGACCGCGGTCAGCGCACCCGGCAGCCTGCCCCGGTCGGCTCCGCCCCGCGGGTCGAGCACGCGTGCGCCCAGCTCGAGCCGGAGCCGGTGGGCGGCGTGCTCACCGGATCCGTCCGTGATCCGGGCGGCGGTCCGGTAGCAGGTGGAGAGCACGAGGAAGAGGACCCCGAGGGCCAACAGCCACCACAGGAGCGCGGAGGAGGAGCCCGTCGCGACCGCCTCGTCGATGACCAGGCCGATGACGACCGGGACCAGGGCCTCACATCCCTGGTGCGCCATGCCGAGAAAGGAGGCCGCGACGACACGGCGGCGCTGGCCTCTGAGTGCTCTCCGGAGGACATGGCCCCCCGTCAGTCCTCCATCGGGCATGCGGTACCTCCGACGAGATGGAATGGGGATAGTTAGGTAAGGCTACTCTAATAAGAATGGGGGTCCCTGTGGCCCCCCTGTGCACGTCGCGCGGTGGTCCGCGAAGTCGTCCGCCGGGCTCCGTAAGCGCGTTGACCTGCTCCTGCGCTTCGGTTAGCCTCACCTAAGTCGCGGGCGGGTGGCCCGTGCCGTCCCATCCTTCACTCATACACGTCGTGCCGCCACGGGCCAGGGGGTTGTCTTTGTCGGTCGGAACCCAGGCGGCGACGGGAACGAAGGGCCCGGACCGGTCCGTGTCCGGTCCTCGCCGCTCAGCGTCCGCTCTCCGGAGCATCGGGCTCCTGGTCACCCTCGGGGCCCTGGTCCTCGTCGGACTGCTCAGCATCTGGCTCGGCACCAGAGGCATCCCCTTCACCGCCACCTGGCACGTGCTGTGGAACCCGGACGGCTCCGAGACGTCCGTCATCATCCACGACTACCGGATTCCCCGCACGCTCCTCGGCCTCCTCGTCGGAATCGCGCTCGGCCTGTCCGGCGCCCTCATGCAGTCGCTGACCCGCAACCCGCTCGCCGATCCCGGCCTGTTGGGCGTCAGCCTCGGCGCCTCCTGCGGCGTCGTCATCGCCATCGCCTTCTTCGGCGTCGGAACGGCCCTCGGCTACGTCTGGTTCGCCTTCGCCGGCGCGGCCGCCGCCTCCGTCCTCGTGTACGTCCTCGGCTCGTCCGGCCGCAAAGTCGCCACGCCCGACCGGCTCGTCGTCGCCGGAGCGGCGGTGACCGCCGTCCTGTACGCCTTCAACTCGGCCGTCCTGCTCCTCAACCCGAAGGCCTTCGACCAGTTCCGGTTCTGGACGGTCGGCGCGCTGTCGGGCCGCCGCATGGACATCGTCCTCATCATCCTGCCCTTCGTCGCCGTGGGACTCGTCCTCGCCCTGGCGCTCGCCCCCGCCCTCAACGCCCTCGCCATGGGCGACCAGATGGGCCGCGCACTCGGCGTCGACGTCAACAGGACGCGCGTGCTCGGCGCCATCGGCGTCATGCTCCTCTGCGGCGCCGCGACCGCGGCCGCCGGACCGATCGGCTTCGTCGGGCTCGTCGTACCGCACGTGGCACGCTTCGTCGTCGGACCCGACCAGCGCTGGGTCCTCGCCTACTCGATGCTCCTGGCGCCCGTCCTGCTCATCGGCGCCGACGTGCTCGGGCGCGTGCTCGGCGCACCGGGCGAGGTCCAGGTCGGCATCGTCACCGCGTTCGTCGGTGCGCCCCTGTTCATCGCGCTGTGCCGCCGTCGAAAGCTGGTCATGCTGTGAGAGCCGTACGAGAACCGATGCCGCCCGCGACGGACAGCGCCCCCGCGGTGCCGCAGCCGCGCGTCATCACCGGCCGTGTCCTGCGCACCCGGTCCGGGAGCGTCTCCCTGCGCCTCCAGGGCCGTGCCGTCGCCGTCTCGGTGCTGCTGGCCGGCGTGCTCCTGGCCGTCATGGGTGTCACGCTCACCACCGGCGACTTCGAACTCTCCCTCGGCGAAGTGCTCGACGCCCTGTTCGGCAGCGGATCGGGAGCGGCCGACTTCATCGTCAACACGCTCCGCATGCCACGGCTGGTGACCGCGCTGTGCGTCGGCGCGGCCCTCGCCGTCAGCGGTGCCATCCTGCAGAGCCTGACGGGCAACTCGCTCGGCAGCCCCGACATCATCGGCTTCACCAACGGCTCCGCCACCGGCGCCCTGGTCGTCATCGTCGTCCTGAACGGCAGCATGACCCAGATCGCGCTCGGCGCCCTCGCCGGCGGCCTCGCGACCGCCGCCGCGGTGTACCTGCTCATGCTGGGCCGGGGCCTCCAGGGCTTCCGCCTCGTGGTCATCGGCATCGGCGTCAGCGCCCTGCTGCTCGCCGTCAACTCGTACCTGATCACCCGGGCGAGCTGGCAGGAGGCGCTGGAGGCGCAGGCCTGGCTCCTCGGCAGCCTCGGCAACCGGCTCTGGATCCACGCCACCACCATCGGCCTGGCCGTCGCCGTCCTGCTCCCGCTCGCCCTCCTCCTCGCCCGCCGCCTCTCCATGGTCGAGATGGGCGAGGCCACCGCCACGGCCCTCGGCGTGAACGTGGGCCGCACGCGCGCCGCGCTGCTCGTGATCAGCGTCGCCCTGGCCGCGTTCGCCACCGCGGTGACCGGACCGATCTGGTTCGTCGCGCTGGCCGCGCCCCAACTGGCGCGCAGGCTGGCCGGCACGTCCGGTCCCGCCCTGCTGTCCTCCGCCCTCATGGGCGCCACGCTGCTCGCCCTGAGCGACCTCGTCGTGCAGCGCGTCTTCGCCCCCGCGCTCCTGCCGGTCGGCACCGCCACCGGCACCATCGGCGGGCTGTACCTGATCTGGCTGTTGGTCACCGAGTCCCGAAAGAGCCGCGCATGACTGGAACGACACAGACGACCGGGACGTCCGCAGCCGGCGGTGCCGGACGCCAGGGCGGCCCCCGCCTGCGGGCGGAGGACCTGACCCTCACCTACGACCAGCGCACGGTGGCCCAGGGGCTCGGCGTCGAGATCCCCGACCACTCGTTCACCGTGATCATCGGCCCCAACGCCTGCGGCAAGTCCACCCTCCTCAAGGCGCTGGCACGGATGCTGAAGCCGCGCTCGGGCCAGGTCTACCTCGACGGCGCCGCCATCGCCTCGTACCGCTCCCGTGAGGTCGCCCGCCGCCTCGGCCTGCTCCCGCAGTCCTCGACGGCGCCCGGCGGGATCACGGTCGGCGACCTCGTGGCCCGCGGCCGCTACCCCCACCAGCGGCTGCTGAAGCAGTGGTCCGCCGAGGACGAGACGGCCGTGACCGAGGCGATGCGGCAGACCGGCGTCCTGGAGCTGGCCGACCGGCCCGTGGACGACCTCTCCGGCGGTCAGCGCCAGCGCGTCTGGCTGTCCATGGTGCTGGCGCAGCAGACGTCCATCCTCCTGCTCGACGAGCCGACCACGTACCTGGACATCGCGCACCAGGTGGAGGTGCTGGACCTCTGCGCGGGGCTGCACGCGCGCGACGGGCACACCATCGTGGCCGTCCTGCACGACCTGAACCAGGCCTGCCGCTACGCCACCCACCTCATCGTCATGAAGCCGGGCGGCATCGTCGCGGCCGAGGGCGACCCGTCCACCGTCATGACCGCCGAACTGGTCCAGGACGTGTTCGGGCTGCCCTGCCGGATCATCGAGGACCCCGAGACGGGAACGCCGTTGATGATCCCGGCCGCCCCCAAGCGCCACGAGCCGGCCGGCGCGGGCCCCTCGCCCGCCACCATGATGGCCGCCGAGATCTCCTGACGACAGGGACGGACCGCCCATGCTCTGCACGAGGCTGACCAACGCGCACATCCTCACCATGGACCCGGACCACCCCGTCGCCCACGACCTGGGCATCTGGCGGGGGCGCGTCGTGGGCCTGGACGAGGCCGTGACCTCACTGCCCGCCCGCGAGGTGATCGACCTCCAGGGCGCCACCGTCCTGCCCGGGTTCATCGACAGCCACGTCCACCTGGCGTGGACGGGCCTCAAGGCGAGCACGCCGAGCGTCGCCCCCTGCGAGCGCGTGGAGGACGTCCTCGCGGTGGTCGAGGAGGCCGTCGCCCGCAAGGCGCCCGGCGCCTGGGTGGACATCGGCGGCTACGACCAGCGCGCCCTCGGCCGCCATCTGACCGCGGCCGAGCTGGACCGGGTCGCCCGGGACCGCAAGGTGTTCCTGATGCACGACTCCGGACACGCCTGCGTCGTCAACAGCGCCGTACTGGACCTGCTGCCCGCGGACGTCCCGCACCAGGACGGCTTCCTCGCGGAGAGCGCGATGACCGCCGCGCGGCGCCACCGCCTGCCGTACTCGCAGGCCGAACTGGCCGACGCCATCGAGCACGCCGGACGCGTCTGCCTCGCCGAGGGCGTCACCGCGTGCGCCGAGGCCGGCATCGGCGGCGGTCTCCTCGGGCACAGCCCCGTCGAACTGGGCGCCTACCAAGTGCTGCGGGACCAGGGCCGCCTGCCCCTGCGCGTGCAGCTCATGGCCGCCGGCGACACCCTGCGGCCCCTCGCCGCCCACCAGGACGACGGCATCCCGCGCGCCCTGGACCTCGGGCTGCGCACCGGCTTCGGCG is a window encoding:
- a CDS encoding ABC transporter ATP-binding protein, encoding MSESTAEQRALLPTASAARTLAALRGLLRPHRLLALSSVAVLVVGTGIGLLTAPLLGRIVDLVVERRGPDALLVPMALLLVVAVGRGIATAIGAALVARLGETVLAGLRERFVARALRLPLERVEEAGSGDLTSRVTGDVTIIGKAVRQALPEFAGALLTIVLTLAGLAVLDWRFLCAVLLAVPVHVLTVRWYIPRATRIYAAHRVATGALQHQLLDSIGGVRTVRAFRLEERHGRLLERRSKDAVDLALRGIRLVSGFFSRLNAAEFIGLAAVLVTGFFLVDRGAVSIGTATAAALYFHGLFNPINAALFLIDDAQSAGASLARLVGVSELPVAAEPASGGPAPVDGSVKVSALSHAYVDGHPVLSDVDLEVRCGERVALVGASGAGKTTLAKLIAGIHQPASGSVCLGGVDARELGPAGVRRAVTLISQEVHVFAGPLAEDLRLARPGATDEELRAALGTVGALEWVEALPDGLGTVVGEGGHRLTVTQTQHLALARLVLADPPIAILDEATADAGSAGARVLETAAVRALEGRTGLMVAHRLPQAATADRVVVLDGGRVVETGTHDELVAAGGRYAALWAAWSASRGDA
- a CDS encoding ABC transporter ATP-binding protein produces the protein MPDGGLTGGHVLRRALRGQRRRVVAASFLGMAHQGCEALVPVVIGLVIDEAVATGSSSALLWWLLALGVLFLVLSTCYRTAARITDGSGEHAAHRLRLELGARVLDPRGGADRGRLPGALTAVATGDAARVGAVAAALAYAVSALAGLAISAVALLRISVPLGLLILLGVPPLLWLGHLISRPLERRSEVEQERAARASGVAADLVAGLRVLKGIGAEAAAEARYRRTSGESLDAALRAARSRAWHDGAILALTGIFIAVIGLVGAHLAIRGSISVGELVAAVGLAQYLLGPFQMLTYVNGEFALGRASADRIAEVLASAPAVEDGRGRLPEPLAGGLRLRGLAQGALRGVDAEIAPGSLVGVVSKDPAAAHDLLLCLGREVDPEQGAVELDGVPLTELAPGTARRAVLVAHHDAALFESSLLDNVRAGHEHAERDVARALNAATADDVARNLPDGADTVLAERGRSLSGGQRQRVALARALAADPPVLVVHDPTTAVDTVTESRIALRLRELRRGRTTLLVTTSPALLAETDRVLVLDGGTVTADGTHPVLVASDETYRAVVLA
- a CDS encoding FecCD family ABC transporter permease, which encodes MSGPRRSASALRSIGLLVTLGALVLVGLLSIWLGTRGIPFTATWHVLWNPDGSETSVIIHDYRIPRTLLGLLVGIALGLSGALMQSLTRNPLADPGLLGVSLGASCGVVIAIAFFGVGTALGYVWFAFAGAAAASVLVYVLGSSGRKVATPDRLVVAGAAVTAVLYAFNSAVLLLNPKAFDQFRFWTVGALSGRRMDIVLIILPFVAVGLVLALALAPALNALAMGDQMGRALGVDVNRTRVLGAIGVMLLCGAATAAAGPIGFVGLVVPHVARFVVGPDQRWVLAYSMLLAPVLLIGADVLGRVLGAPGEVQVGIVTAFVGAPLFIALCRRRKLVML
- a CDS encoding FecCD family ABC transporter permease, producing the protein MPPATDSAPAVPQPRVITGRVLRTRSGSVSLRLQGRAVAVSVLLAGVLLAVMGVTLTTGDFELSLGEVLDALFGSGSGAADFIVNTLRMPRLVTALCVGAALAVSGAILQSLTGNSLGSPDIIGFTNGSATGALVVIVVLNGSMTQIALGALAGGLATAAAVYLLMLGRGLQGFRLVVIGIGVSALLLAVNSYLITRASWQEALEAQAWLLGSLGNRLWIHATTIGLAVAVLLPLALLLARRLSMVEMGEATATALGVNVGRTRAALLVISVALAAFATAVTGPIWFVALAAPQLARRLAGTSGPALLSSALMGATLLALSDLVVQRVFAPALLPVGTATGTIGGLYLIWLLVTESRKSRA
- a CDS encoding ABC transporter ATP-binding protein, whose product is MTGTTQTTGTSAAGGAGRQGGPRLRAEDLTLTYDQRTVAQGLGVEIPDHSFTVIIGPNACGKSTLLKALARMLKPRSGQVYLDGAAIASYRSREVARRLGLLPQSSTAPGGITVGDLVARGRYPHQRLLKQWSAEDETAVTEAMRQTGVLELADRPVDDLSGGQRQRVWLSMVLAQQTSILLLDEPTTYLDIAHQVEVLDLCAGLHARDGHTIVAVLHDLNQACRYATHLIVMKPGGIVAAEGDPSTVMTAELVQDVFGLPCRIIEDPETGTPLMIPAAPKRHEPAGAGPSPATMMAAEIS
- a CDS encoding amidohydrolase, coding for MLCTRLTNAHILTMDPDHPVAHDLGIWRGRVVGLDEAVTSLPAREVIDLQGATVLPGFIDSHVHLAWTGLKASTPSVAPCERVEDVLAVVEEAVARKAPGAWVDIGGYDQRALGRHLTAAELDRVARDRKVFLMHDSGHACVVNSAVLDLLPADVPHQDGFLAESAMTAARRHRLPYSQAELADAIEHAGRVCLAEGVTACAEAGIGGGLLGHSPVELGAYQVLRDQGRLPLRVQLMAAGDTLRPLAAHQDDGIPRALDLGLRTGFGDDWLSLGALKIYTDGGMMARTAALTAPYEGTTHTGQLQDDPDRLADLVVDGHLAGWQLAVHAIGDRAADLALDALERAQRLRPRPGARHRIEHAGLIRPDQLPRFARLGVSAVVQPNFLRHFGDDYATIMGEERAPWMYRGRGFLDHGVTLVGSSDRPVTDGSPLRAVQFMVERASLSGRSIGPDEAITVDEALRAYTVAGAYASHWDDSAGTLTPGKRADFVVLGDDPRHVDTSRIGDIEVVATFVDGREATEGKNL